CACGCAGCCGAGCGCCTCCACGTCAGCTTTCGGCTTGCCGACCAGCTTCTGCACGTCGCCGAGGAGCGCCTCCGCGTCCCCGGCATAGAAGCGCCCGGCCACCGCCGGACGACGCACCGCCGCCTCCATGCCGCGCTCCTTTCCCGGACTATTTTGCGCCGCTCACCGAGCGAAACACCGCCGCCGCCTGGTCGAGCGTCAGCGTTTCCGCGCGCGCGTCTTCGCGCACGCCGGTTTGTTTCAGCGCCTTCGCCGCGTCGCGATATTGCTCCTTCAGATTGTTGACCAGCGTCTTGCGCTTTTGGCCGAAGCTCAGCTTCAGGAAGTCGAGGAACGCGTCGCGCGGCACTCTCAGCCGCTCCCATTGAGGCGAAATGGTAAGGCGCACGACCGTCGAGAACACCTGCGGCGGCGGAGAGAACGCATCAGGAGGCAGCGTAAATAATTGCTCCACGCGCGCATGCAGCTGCGTGGTCGCCGAAAGCAATCCGTAGTCACTGCCTCCGGCGCGCGCGCTCATTCGGTCTGCCACCTCGCGCTGCACCATGACCACCACGCGATCGAGCATCGCCTGCGCTTCGAACAGATGCAGCAGAATGTCAGACGTAATGTAGTACGGCAGGTTGCCAACCACGTCGGCTTTGCCGGTAAACAGTTGCTCCTTCGGCAGGGCCAGCAACGGACCGGG
This portion of the Terriglobales bacterium genome encodes:
- the rsmA gene encoding 16S rRNA (adenine(1518)-N(6)/adenine(1519)-N(6))-dimethyltransferase RsmA, producing MPTRKRVNVRSDGGAAPPKAAPPRSKPKLGQNFLRDRAAAERIVAALGDVQMRTVVEIGPGHGILTELLAARAMRLMAIELDRVLAAQLRMKYARRPNVEIIEADVLAVNFVELLNRRPGPLLALPKEQLFTGKADVVGNLPYYITSDILLHLFEAQAMLDRVVVMVQREVADRMSARAGGSDYGLLSATTQLHARVEQLFTLPPDAFSPPPQVFSTVVRLTISPQWERLRVPRDAFLDFLKLSFGQKRKTLVNNLKEQYRDAAKALKQTGVREDARAETLTLDQAAAVFRSVSGAK